The following proteins come from a genomic window of Coffea eugenioides isolate CCC68of unplaced genomic scaffold, Ceug_1.0 ScVebR1_1376;HRSCAF=2216, whole genome shotgun sequence:
- the LOC113755273 gene encoding transcription factor TCP5 → MIMNSKDKAFQTKQEGDVNDSKFSKSASTSRPWAGFRNPRIVRVSRSFGGKDRHSKVCTVRGLRDRRIRLSVPTAIQLYDLQDRLGLSQPSKVVDWLIDATKSEIDKLPPLQIQAGSFSQFHQAIALSQHSSATSSNLPHFFCANPSYMKDVGAPSFLSNKQGLKINDHIHGNSQTILDRSRCWNPDVAVNRKEAEKEAAVGKDKWIASNEQEGMEGYAAQLTAQNFFPVANQSSFPSLLPNPLPYNPYYQWEASNLSLSQLGGHSNIPMQPEDSQSHNALSLGSSMALPSGSQLYFCPSAATIPTILPSLPPFMTASVESDPRQSNHFQFLSSSTQQVQANSLMPTLHLISSPLKSLTLNSNPKILHLQENSENHPNKGDSGS, encoded by the coding sequence ATGATCATGAATTCAAAGGACAAAGCTTTTCAAACAAAGCAAGAAGGAGATGTCAATGATAGCAAGTTCTCCAAAAGCGCATCTACTTCAAGACCATGGGCAGGCTTTAGAAATCCAAGAATAGTACGTGTTTCGCGTTCTTTTGGGGGAAAAGATAGGCATAGCAAAGTGTGCACCGTAAGGGGACTGAGAGATAGGAGGATTAGACTTTCAGTGCCCACTGCAATTCAGTTGTACGATCTTCAGGATAGACTTGGGCTCAGCCAACCTAGCAAGGTCGTAGATTGGTTGATTGATGCCACTAAAAGTGAGATTGACAAACTTCCACCACTGCAAATACAAGCAGGAAGCTTCAGTCAATTCCATCAGGCAATTGCACTTTCTCAGCACTCATCGGCAACTTCATCAAATCTGCCCCACTTCTTCTGTGCAAATCCATCGTATATGAAAGATGTAGGAGCTCCAAGTTTCCTCTCTAACAAGCAGGGGCTAAAGATTAATGACCATATTCATGGAAATAGTCAAACTATTTTGGATAGATCAAGATGTTGGAATCCAGATGTTGCAGTGAATCGCAAGGAAGCTGAAAAAGAAGCTGCTGTAGGAAAAGACAAGTGGATTGCATCAAATGAGCAGGAGGGTATGGAGGGTTATGCTGCTCAGCTCACAGCTCAAAACTTCTTCCCGGTAGCCAATCAATCTTCTTTTCCAAGCTTGTTACCCAATCCGTTGCCATACAATCCTTATTACCAGTGGGAGGCTTCAAACTTGTCTCTATCTCAATTAGGAGGCCACTCCAATATTCCAATGCAACCTGAAGACTCTCAAAGTCATAATGCCTTATCTCTGGGATCTTCAATGGCTCTCCCGTCTGGTTCTCAGCTGTATTTCTGTCCTTCTGCAGCAACAATTCCTACGATTCTTCCTTCATTGCCTCCATTTATGACTGCTTCTGTAGAGAGTGATCCCAGACAAAGCAATCACTTCCAATTCTTGAGCTCAAGTACACAGCAGGTTCAAGCAAATTCTCTGATGCCTACTCTTCATCTGATCAGTTCACCCTTGAAATCCCTTACGCTGAATAGTAATCCCAAGATTCTACATTTACAAGAGAACAGCGAAAACCATCCAAACAAAGGAGACAGTGGTTCTTGA